The Nocardia arthritidis genome has a window encoding:
- a CDS encoding helix-turn-helix transcriptional regulator, translating to MIRRVVAGRSSGVFVGRAGELSALLAAVGAGRTHLVLVAGEAGIGKTRLIGEFAGRLGGSAVVLGGRCPEFGNAGVVPFAPFVAVMRALLRRFGIDDVAALLSTAPALAGWLPELAARTGSGTADRLRLFGEILTLLEQFAARGPLVVVLEDLHWADDSSRELLTFLVANLAEHDVLLVGTYRPAGASEFRGLVAELRRHPGVETIALGPLTKHEVGRQLAALLGREPEPGSVGRVFERSAGNPLFVEAIGGAPDEPLAELPELLLAAQHGLPEEVRDLLRLAATAGSPVPHELLQAATDLTPAACRSAIRQLIDHQLLIAVDTGYEFRHILIRQAVSGELLPAERIALHRRLAEVLRGQPDLVAPERFGAELARHAEAAGDLRLALTAAWSAATAAERSAAHPERLEQSARVLALWHKVSGAADLLGVDRLTVLEAAVDAACRGADIRRGIEFADAAVELVSTVDDPLRAARLYRRRAQLRNQTGVGGREDLDRALELVPIDPPNALRGELDAELAGALVFSGRSAEAGAAARAALDIADQLDLLPLAARAHAYLALSQADSPAADEHFTAAHAAAATADPDTLLTVLTWEAAALVAAGNYERSIEVIREALRAAHASFHFAERGPILLVKWAQALEALGRWAEAVELVDDALTDTLPPLSTAALRLCHGRVMLARGAFAEAQSDADSAAAVLGDTAWAGQYRLENAWLRARLAIKYGELERAAEIVAAAFAIDGPTRHPREAWPLLTLAARIPTDTGDLADGLPYASPVDAAYRATFTAVTSGHTDAWRQAVTAWHDLRRPYDAAQAQLSCAVAELASGNRAAAESALRDAATRATELAAAPLLDEIAQVATRARLTIAASDHTDNSTAPRTFGLTTRELDVLRLVARGLSNRQIATELFISGNTAGVHVSRILTKVGAASRTEAAAIASAHGLLEPDRAG from the coding sequence ATGATCAGACGGGTGGTAGCGGGTAGGAGTAGCGGCGTCTTCGTCGGGCGGGCGGGCGAATTGTCGGCGCTGCTGGCGGCGGTCGGGGCGGGGCGGACGCACTTGGTGCTGGTGGCTGGCGAGGCCGGGATCGGTAAGACGCGGTTGATCGGCGAGTTCGCCGGGCGGTTGGGTGGGTCGGCGGTCGTGTTGGGCGGGCGGTGCCCGGAATTCGGGAATGCGGGTGTGGTGCCGTTCGCGCCATTCGTCGCGGTCATGCGAGCGTTGTTGCGCCGGTTCGGGATCGACGACGTGGCCGCGCTGCTGTCCACCGCGCCCGCGCTGGCCGGTTGGTTGCCCGAGTTGGCCGCCAGGACCGGATCCGGCACCGCCGACCGATTGCGGCTGTTCGGTGAAATCCTCACGCTGCTGGAACAATTCGCGGCGCGCGGACCGCTCGTGGTGGTGTTGGAGGATCTGCACTGGGCCGACGACTCCAGCCGCGAACTGCTCACCTTCCTGGTGGCGAATCTCGCCGAACACGATGTGCTGCTCGTCGGCACCTATCGTCCGGCGGGCGCATCCGAATTCCGCGGGCTGGTCGCGGAATTGCGCCGTCATCCCGGTGTCGAGACCATCGCGCTCGGGCCGCTCACCAAACACGAGGTGGGGCGGCAGCTGGCCGCGCTACTCGGACGGGAACCCGAACCAGGCTCGGTCGGTAGGGTTTTCGAGCGCAGTGCGGGCAATCCGCTCTTCGTGGAGGCGATCGGCGGGGCCCCGGACGAACCGCTCGCCGAGTTGCCCGAATTACTGCTTGCCGCCCAGCACGGGCTGCCCGAGGAGGTGCGCGACCTGCTCCGGCTCGCCGCGACCGCGGGCTCCCCGGTGCCGCACGAACTCCTGCAAGCCGCAACCGATCTCACCCCGGCCGCCTGCCGGTCCGCGATTCGGCAGCTGATAGATCATCAGTTGTTGATCGCGGTCGACACCGGATACGAGTTCCGCCACATCCTGATTCGGCAGGCCGTATCCGGCGAGCTGCTGCCCGCCGAACGGATCGCACTGCATCGCAGGCTGGCCGAGGTGTTGCGGGGGCAACCGGATCTCGTCGCGCCCGAGCGCTTCGGCGCGGAGCTGGCCCGGCATGCCGAGGCGGCGGGTGATCTCCGGCTCGCGTTGACCGCCGCCTGGTCCGCCGCGACCGCCGCCGAACGCAGCGCCGCCCATCCGGAACGGCTGGAACAATCGGCGCGGGTACTCGCACTGTGGCACAAGGTTTCCGGCGCGGCCGACCTGCTCGGGGTGGACCGGCTCACGGTGCTCGAAGCCGCCGTCGACGCCGCCTGCCGTGGCGCGGATATTCGGCGCGGTATCGAATTCGCGGATGCCGCAGTGGAATTGGTCTCCACGGTCGATGATCCGCTGCGGGCCGCGCGGTTGTATCGGCGGCGCGCTCAGCTGCGCAATCAGACTGGTGTGGGCGGCAGGGAGGATCTGGATCGCGCGCTCGAGCTGGTGCCGATCGATCCGCCCAACGCGTTGCGCGGTGAGCTCGATGCGGAACTCGCGGGCGCGCTGGTGTTCTCCGGGCGATCCGCGGAGGCCGGGGCTGCCGCCCGAGCCGCACTGGATATCGCGGACCAACTCGATTTGCTTCCGCTCGCGGCCCGTGCGCACGCGTATCTTGCTCTATCCCAAGCGGATTCACCGGCCGCTGACGAGCATTTCACCGCCGCGCACGCCGCGGCGGCGACCGCCGATCCCGACACCTTGCTCACCGTCCTGACCTGGGAGGCGGCCGCACTCGTCGCCGCGGGAAACTACGAACGGTCGATCGAGGTGATCCGGGAGGCGCTGCGCGCCGCGCACGCGAGTTTCCACTTCGCCGAGCGCGGCCCGATCCTGCTGGTGAAGTGGGCGCAGGCACTAGAGGCGCTCGGCCGCTGGGCCGAGGCCGTCGAACTCGTCGACGACGCACTCACCGATACGCTGCCGCCGCTCAGCACCGCGGCGCTGCGCCTGTGCCACGGCCGGGTCATGCTGGCGCGTGGCGCGTTCGCCGAGGCACAGAGCGACGCCGACAGCGCGGCAGCGGTGCTGGGCGACACCGCGTGGGCGGGCCAGTACCGCCTCGAAAACGCGTGGCTGCGAGCACGATTGGCCATCAAATACGGGGAACTCGAACGGGCCGCCGAGATCGTCGCCGCGGCGTTCGCGATCGACGGGCCGACCCGGCATCCGCGCGAGGCCTGGCCGCTGCTCACGCTCGCCGCCCGGATCCCAACGGACACCGGCGATCTCGCGGATGGGCTCCCCTATGCGTCGCCCGTGGACGCTGCCTATCGAGCGACCTTCACGGCCGTGACGTCCGGTCACACCGATGCTTGGCGGCAGGCCGTCACGGCATGGCACGACCTGCGACGGCCCTACGATGCCGCCCAAGCCCAATTATCGTGCGCCGTAGCAGAACTCGCCTCAGGAAACCGTGCCGCGGCCGAATCCGCACTGCGCGATGCCGCCACCCGCGCCACCGAACTCGCCGCCGCACCGCTGCTCGACGAGATCGCTCAGGTGGCCACCCGGGCCCGGCTCACCATAGCCGCATCCGACCACACCGATAACTCCACGGCACCAAGAACTTTCGGGCTCACCACCCGCGAACTCGACGTGCTGCGTCTGGTCGCCCGCGGCCTGAGCAACCGCCAGATCGCCACCGAACTGTTCATCAGCGGCAACACCGCGGGCGTCCACGTCTCCCGCATCCTCACCAAGGTAGGCGCGGCCTCCCGCACCGAGGCCGCCGCCATCGCCTCCGCCCACGGCCTGCTCGAACCGGACCGAGCCGGATAA
- a CDS encoding epoxide hydrolase family protein: MTNTEIRPFRIEIPQAELDDLRERLARTRWIDDLPGTGWERGVPGAYLRDLAAYWAEKFDWRAVEAELNAHPQFSTTIDGQDVHFLHIRSARAEATPLLLLHGWPSSIIDFLDVIGPLTAPEDSDAPAFHLVIPSLPGHGFSGPVSAAGWNDGRVAAALAELMARLGYDRYGVQGGDHGGFIAQRLGQLDAAHVLGLHINALVTFPTGDPADMAALTEGERQRLAAMKKFQDDGSAYMNLSGSRPATLAQLVADSPAGQLGWIVEKYKEWVDQSHELPEQAIAKDRILANVSIYWFTNTARSVANYYYERFHDATMFAPKPKGTVPTGVAVFKDGDYAIRRFAEKAHNITHWSEFFAGGHFPALEVPDLLVGDIREFFRGLV, translated from the coding sequence ATGACGAACACCGAAATCCGCCCCTTCCGCATCGAGATCCCGCAGGCCGAGCTGGACGATCTGCGCGAGCGGCTGGCCCGCACCCGCTGGATCGACGACCTGCCCGGTACCGGCTGGGAGCGCGGCGTTCCCGGCGCGTACCTGCGCGATTTGGCCGCGTACTGGGCTGAGAAGTTCGACTGGCGCGCGGTGGAGGCGGAACTGAACGCCCACCCGCAGTTCAGCACCACGATCGACGGTCAGGACGTGCACTTCCTGCACATCCGCTCGGCGCGGGCCGAGGCGACGCCGCTGCTGCTCCTGCACGGTTGGCCGAGTTCGATCATCGATTTCCTCGACGTGATCGGTCCGCTCACCGCACCGGAAGATTCCGACGCACCCGCCTTCCACCTGGTGATTCCGTCGCTGCCGGGGCACGGGTTCTCCGGCCCGGTCAGTGCGGCGGGCTGGAATGACGGCCGGGTCGCGGCCGCGCTGGCCGAGCTGATGGCGCGCCTCGGCTACGACCGGTACGGCGTGCAGGGCGGCGATCACGGCGGGTTCATCGCGCAGCGGCTCGGGCAGCTCGATGCCGCGCACGTGCTCGGCCTACACATCAACGCGCTGGTGACTTTCCCGACCGGCGATCCGGCCGACATGGCCGCGCTCACCGAGGGTGAGCGGCAGCGGCTGGCCGCGATGAAGAAGTTCCAGGACGACGGCTCGGCATATATGAACCTGAGCGGCTCCCGGCCGGCCACGCTGGCCCAACTGGTGGCGGATTCGCCTGCGGGACAACTAGGTTGGATCGTGGAGAAGTACAAGGAGTGGGTCGATCAGTCGCATGAGCTGCCCGAACAGGCGATCGCGAAGGACCGCATCCTGGCCAACGTGAGCATCTACTGGTTCACGAATACCGCACGCAGCGTCGCGAATTATTACTACGAGCGGTTCCACGACGCGACCATGTTCGCCCCGAAGCCGAAGGGTACGGTCCCCACTGGTGTGGCGGTGTTCAAGGACGGCGACTACGCCATCCGCCGATTCGCGGAGAAGGCGCACAACATCACCCATTGGTCGGAATTCTTTGCGGGCGGCCACTTTCCGGCCCTGGAGGTGCCCGATCTGCTGGTGGGCGATATCCGTGAATTCTTCCGCGGCCTCGTCTGA